CACTTTTAAATGTTGTACACAGTTGTTTTCCTTTGGATTGGCTGCTCATTTATGGCTTGCTTTCTTGTGAATTATATTCTCTATTTCTCTTTTCAGGGTGGAGGTAGTATGCACTTAGGTCCAGACTACGGCGGTCAAGCTGGTAGTTCGATGCAAGTGGACAACCGACCCCCTTCTTGGATGCCACCAGGTTTACAAGATAATTCAGCAGGTGGATTGCAGCTTCCAGGCCCACCAATGACTGGTGGTCAGACTCAGATGGGAAACCAGGCCCCTCCTCGCCCACCAAACGTAACCAACTCTCTTTGGCTACCTTTCTTCCCATCTTAATGTTGGTTCTATCATTTATTGATTTGTTCCCTCTCTCGATTTGGTTGCAGTTGACAGCTGATATGGAGAAGGCACTCCTTCAACAGGTTATGAGCCTTTCACAAGAACAAATTAACCTTCTTCCACCAGAACAAAGGCATCAAGTACTCCAATTACAACAAATGTTGCGGTAGCTGTAGCCAACCAATTATTGTTGTTCTGCGTTGGTGGATCAGCATCACaaattctagtcaaattttagttCGTGCCTTGTTGGATAAACACTTctggtttcttttctttgtttaatGCTTTCTGTATAATATCTTAATATTAATTGGGTTCCATATTCTCAGTTTTCTTTCATCTTTTGTCCTCTTTTTATGTTTCTTTCCATTGTACTTCAAATATGGGATCTATTATTTCCTTTCTTCTCTATTAGAACCAGTAGAATGCTAATAACTAGTGAACATTAGTAGAGAGATGCCTTTTGCTTGATGAAAATTCCATCTAGCACTGAACTGCATACTGCCATACTTGCGTTGAGTTCACAATAGTTCAGCATTCCAGTGTCCAAAAGCAAAACATTTCTCCTCGGATTTGATGTATCCGAGGAGAATCCAAGGACCCCATTAGGATCCTCAAAATCCAAGGACCTTTTGCAGGACTGCCAACCCATATTAATGGGGTCACGAGCCGTCCGTGGGGGCAAGAGAACACCTCTCTGCCTCCAACATCAACATTATACAATTCGCAACCTCCCCCGCATGTGGGGGCAAGAGAACAACACCTTTCTGGCAACCACATCATACAAGTTGCGATTGCGACCCCAGGGCTGCTATCCTTCCCCGGGTCCAAAGTGCGTGTCATACGTAACAATTAAACAAACAAACGTGGATTGAACAACTACCATTCGTCTATTTTCGAAATCTCGCAATCAGCCAGTCAAGCACTCAGGTATAGTGCATAATACACACTCTTTCCATTTTCTTCTAGTTGGATTCAAGTTaatgattattaatttattaccATCATGACGAATCACGTATCTAAATCTAGATGATTGAATTCTCTTTGTCGTACGATTCGAATCACATTTGAAATTGAATTCTTCTCCGAAATAATTACAGTTTGAATTGAATACTTCAACTCAAAAAACTCCTCCTCCTCGTCAAATTCGGAGAACCAGCTAAAAAATGGCTTGTATTAATTTTTCCACTTCTTCGTCCTGGGTAAATTATCTTCTTCGTCGTCATCATACGGTAATATAGTTATAGCAATAGCAATATCTACGTCATCCTAATAACCTATTCTTCTTTAAATAAATTTATTTGCTTTTTTTCCTTCTAAAGAAAGTTTTTTCGATTTCAAAGGTGAAGCCTTTGAATACTCGTGTCTTTAGATTTTAGGGTTACGCGTcccatcatcatcagtatcgtgTAGAAAGAGGAGATACATTAGCTACGCCATGGCGCCGAGGATAGAGATAGATGGAATTGATGATGAATTATCAAGAATTATAAACTCTAATCTGGATCATGTATCTGCAAGGCGTCGTTCTCATGAAGTATTCAAAGATATTCAGCTTGGAATTGATCATTGCTTATttaaggtttgtgtttgcaatcttatttatatgatatcttcaatttgattattaaaaaaaaaaaaaaaagagatgccTTTCTTTTATAACATCTAATGAAACTGGATTGGGACAGAGTAGATTAGAATAGCTTAATGGAAAACTGAGATGATCCCATTACTCTCAAATTGCGAGTACTTAACCTCAATTTACCCTCCCTACCCTCCTTGGAGCTAGCTACATTGCGAAGAACTAGGTGGTTTAGAATCTTCATGTTTTGTTAATCCTTTGTTGACACCAATCATGTTTTTTATGTTGTGTTTCAGTTCAAAGATGATGGTTTGAAGACGAAAGAGGTACGTCTTTTATGAGTACATTAGCATTCAATTACACTGTTATTCATTTCCTCATTCTGCAATAGTAAAGTAGAGTATCTAAAGATGTAAAACAGCATCAAGATGCACATGTGAGATGTTAAGATAACACTTTCTTAGTTTGGACCATTTGGTTTAGAAAAATTGAAAAACCTCACACCTTGAATCCTAAGGGCTAAAGTAACTTCAATTGGGAAGAaacttgctattcgcacctctTTATCTATAGGTTAGAATGTTAGATCGATGTCCTCGTTTATTTGTAGGGAAAATCAATAGGGGATACTTGTTGAAACTCTTAGCTTAAGGTTTTGCATTACCATGTGAAGTTGATCACTTTGGAAGCTTTTTTCTACAGTTGTATGAGGTGAATTCTAGAGGAATCGAGATTTTTTCTAAAAGCTGGCTTCCACAGACATCCCCTGTAAAAGCCATTCTTTGCTTTTGTCACGGTTATGGGGACACTTGTACATTTTTCTTTGAAGGTATGTAAGTTCCTGTCAATTTGTTTGTCAAGTTCTATACTATCCTTGTTTCTAGAAATAACTCAAAACTTATTGATTCCCGTTTACTGTTTCCAGGAATTGCTAGGAAGTTAGCATCATCTGGATATGGAGTTTATGCTATGGATTACCCTGGATTTGGTCTTTCTGAAGGTCTTCATGGCTACATATCTAGCTTTGACGGACTTGTAGATGATGTCATCGAGCATTATTCTAAAGTTAAAGGTGTTCTAGTTACTGAAATGCTAGCTTATGAATGTGCTAATCAATATCTCTCTGCTGACTTTGGGTGGCTTTGTATGGCAGAAAGTATGGAGTCCCAAGATGTACCAAGTTTCCTATTTGGACAATCG
This genomic stretch from Papaver somniferum cultivar HN1 chromosome 5, ASM357369v1, whole genome shotgun sequence harbors:
- the LOC113282032 gene encoding caffeoylshikimate esterase-like isoform X1, with protein sequence MACINFSTSSSWVNYLLRRHHTILGLRVPSSSVSCRKRRYISYAMAPRIEIDGIDDELSRIINSNLDHVSARRRSHEVFKDIQLGIDHCLFKFKDDGLKTKELYEVNSRGIEIFSKSWLPQTSPVKAILCFCHGYGDTCTFFFEGIARKLASSGYGVYAMDYPGFGLSEGLHGYISSFDGLVDDVIEHYSKVKESMESQDVPSFLFGQSMGGAVALKVHLKQPNAWNGAVLVAPMCKIAEDMVPPLLVKQLLIAVANVLPKSKLVPEKDIGEMAFRDLEKRKLAKYNVIAYRDKPRLRTALELLRTTDEIERRLEEVSLPILILHGEGDIVTDPSVSKALYEKAKSSDKKLHLIKNASHSLLEGEPDDSILEIFNEIICWLDERTINKT